A portion of the Rhodopseudomonas sp. BAL398 genome contains these proteins:
- a CDS encoding portal protein: MYNDAYEFAIPYRQPASKVGKGSQRVERVYDATAIKSAFQSAGQLHQDLFPPGFFKLAPGPIANLRLDKEGKAAMAAKLEEITSVVSAFFQSGEFDMASAETCLDLLVGTGVLFPLEGDDDNPVRFICIPFDEIAVDNDAYGKVNAIFWQTRLTRRAIYDAFPDGTFPADFMGQHNSAPDEEMDLAQDFIFDPKAKRWIFCAYLTSSEVPITEEDYRTQPMAVGRYHRVPGEPYGRGPILLALPTIKTLNKAVELTLKAAAIQMLGIWGYRPGGAFNPDTVRLGPGEFWPMQATGGVLGPDVTRLDVAAGRIDVSQLVMQELRMQVQAMLGDDSLPDKGATPISASEVMARMKRISQNYLGAYGRLVNEIVPVIVRRVIEILYRRKLIDVDIEIDALLVKIDVLSPIASAVKAAAHSRIIEFIQLVVAVKGSPMAADLIVKIDDALRAIGEEQLPASLIRTPAEQKALEQQMAAAAAQIAAAQAGGGQQQPAGAAAA, translated from the coding sequence TTGTATAACGACGCCTACGAATTTGCGATCCCCTACCGCCAGCCGGCGTCCAAAGTCGGCAAGGGATCGCAGCGGGTCGAGCGGGTCTATGATGCGACCGCGATCAAGTCAGCATTTCAGTCCGCGGGGCAGTTACATCAAGATCTGTTTCCGCCCGGTTTTTTCAAGCTCGCGCCCGGCCCGATTGCTAATCTGCGGCTCGACAAGGAAGGCAAGGCGGCGATGGCCGCCAAGCTTGAGGAGATCACCAGCGTCGTTTCGGCGTTCTTCCAGTCCGGCGAATTCGATATGGCGTCGGCGGAAACCTGCCTCGATCTCCTGGTCGGAACTGGCGTGTTATTTCCGCTGGAAGGCGACGACGACAACCCGGTCCGCTTCATCTGCATCCCGTTCGACGAAATTGCAGTGGACAACGACGCCTATGGCAAGGTCAACGCGATATTCTGGCAAACGCGGCTGACGCGCCGGGCAATCTATGATGCTTTTCCTGACGGCACCTTTCCGGCCGACTTCATGGGGCAGCACAATTCCGCACCTGATGAGGAAATGGACCTCGCTCAGGATTTCATCTTTGACCCCAAAGCCAAGCGCTGGATCTTCTGTGCCTACCTCACATCGTCAGAGGTGCCGATCACCGAGGAGGATTATCGCACCCAGCCGATGGCGGTTGGCCGTTATCATCGCGTGCCTGGCGAACCCTATGGCCGTGGTCCGATCCTGCTCGCACTGCCGACGATCAAGACGTTGAATAAGGCCGTCGAGCTGACATTGAAGGCCGCGGCGATCCAGATGCTCGGCATCTGGGGTTATCGTCCCGGCGGCGCGTTCAATCCGGACACGGTGCGGCTCGGCCCCGGCGAGTTCTGGCCGATGCAGGCGACCGGCGGCGTGCTCGGCCCGGATGTCACCCGCCTCGACGTCGCCGCCGGCCGCATCGACGTGTCGCAGCTCGTCATGCAGGAGCTGCGGATGCAGGTGCAGGCGATGCTCGGCGACGACAGCCTGCCCGACAAGGGCGCGACGCCGATCAGCGCCTCGGAAGTCATGGCGCGGATGAAGCGCATTTCGCAGAACTATCTCGGCGCCTATGGCCGGCTGGTCAACGAGATTGTGCCGGTGATCGTGCGCCGCGTCATCGAGATCCTGTACCGCCGCAAGCTGATCGACGTTGATATCGAGATCGACGCGCTGCTGGTCAAGATCGACGTGCTGTCGCCGATCGCCAGCGCCGTGAAGGCGGCGGCGCACAGCCGGATCATCGAATTCATTCAGCTGGTTGTCGCCGTCAAGGGCTCGCCGATGGCTGCGGACCTAATCGTCAAGATCGACGACGCGCTGCGGGCGATCGGCGAAGAACAATTGCCGGCCTCGCTGATCCGCACGCCAGCCGAACAGAAGGCCCTTGAACAGCAAATGGCGGCCGCCGCCGCCCAGATCGCCGCCGCGCAGGCCGGCGGCGGCCAGCAACAACCAGCTGGAGCCGCCGCCGCATGA
- a CDS encoding phage capsid protein encodes MSINAPNWYTIQYDQKVNHLLQSEGFLLRGTTQAPVNVVGNTLQFFFIGRGEATEMSQAIEMITPANLDKTTKDVTMKDYQFAEFIRHGEVERISVEFKSAIQEAGSMALGRKFDRVILQAMDNEDTAIDTIGDGSAAISPIDVSTGKAEINALGMMKMNEFYLPVPSMSWEQLKLYKVFNNSDYTGPDLNFKNGVEAKTWNGVHFFQLPDEAFTSPSAGVVDTYLWNKRTVGFGSNYAIKTNITYENLFTAWLYNSTMSGAAKVLQTEGVKRLRIKINDPLTIDGGA; translated from the coding sequence ATGAGCATCAACGCCCCGAACTGGTATACCATCCAGTACGATCAGAAAGTGAACCACCTGCTGCAGTCGGAAGGCTTCCTGCTGCGCGGCACCACGCAGGCGCCGGTCAATGTGGTCGGAAACACCTTGCAGTTCTTTTTCATCGGTCGCGGCGAAGCGACCGAGATGAGCCAGGCGATCGAAATGATCACCCCGGCCAATCTCGACAAGACCACCAAAGATGTGACGATGAAGGACTACCAGTTCGCCGAATTCATTCGTCACGGCGAAGTGGAGCGCATCAGCGTTGAATTCAAGTCGGCCATTCAGGAGGCCGGCTCGATGGCGCTTGGCCGCAAGTTCGATCGTGTGATCCTGCAGGCAATGGACAATGAAGACACCGCAATCGACACCATCGGCGACGGCTCCGCGGCGATCTCGCCGATCGACGTCTCGACCGGCAAGGCCGAGATCAACGCGCTCGGCATGATGAAGATGAACGAGTTCTATCTGCCGGTGCCGTCGATGAGCTGGGAACAGCTGAAGCTCTACAAGGTGTTCAACAACTCCGACTACACCGGCCCTGACCTCAACTTCAAGAACGGCGTTGAGGCCAAGACGTGGAATGGCGTCCACTTCTTCCAGCTCCCCGATGAGGCATTCACCTCGCCGTCCGCCGGCGTGGTCGACACCTATCTGTGGAACAAGCGGACGGTTGGTTTCGGGTCGAACTACGCGATCAAGACCAACATCACCTACGAGAACCTGTTCACCGCGTGGCTGTACAACTCGACGATGTCGGGCGCCGCCAAGGTGCTGCAGACCGAGGGCGTCAAGCGCCTGCGCATCAAGATCAACGATCCGCTGACGATTGACGGCGGCGCGTAG